One genomic segment of Ferrimonas sp. YFM includes these proteins:
- a CDS encoding HypC/HybG/HupF family hydrogenase formation chaperone, with the protein MCLSIPSQVVELHPEDTTATVDTMGVTRRVSTHLISEPLNVGDYVLIHVGFAMNKIDEEAAKESLELYKEIVEKMEAEDV; encoded by the coding sequence ATGTGTTTATCCATTCCCTCTCAGGTGGTAGAACTGCACCCTGAAGACACCACCGCCACCGTCGACACCATGGGCGTAACCCGCAGGGTGAGTACTCACCTGATCAGCGAGCCCCTGAACGTGGGCGATTATGTGCTGATCCACGTCGGCTTCGCCATGAACAAGATCGATGAGGAAGCGGCCAAGGAGAGCCTCGAGCTCTACAAAGAGATTGTCGAAAAGATGGAGGCGGAAGATGTCTGA
- the guaA gene encoding glutamine-hydrolyzing GMP synthase codes for MSNIHDHRILILDFGSQYTQLIARRIREIGVYCELWGWDVPEEKIREFAPTGIVLSGGPESVAADNSPRAPEYVFSAGVPVLGVCYGMQTMAEQLGGKVSCSDKREFGYAQVKVLEATQLFENIEDAIDHDGKALLDVWMSHGDKVTAIPEGFTKVAETETCPYAAMADESRHFYGVQFHPEVTHSKQGKRMLEHFVLNICGCEAKWTSAAIIDDAIERIKEKVGGDKVILGLSGGVDSSVVAMLLHRAIGDQLTCVFVDNGLLRLDEGDQVMEMFGDHFGLNIVRVDAEQRFLDALEGEADPEAKRKIIGHTFVELFDEEAAKIQDVKWLAQGTIYPDVIESAGAATGKAHVIKSHHNVGGLPEDMELGLVEPLTELFKDEVRKIGLELGLPYNMLYRHPFPGPGLGVRVLGEVKKEYCDLLRRADAIFIEELHKADLYNKVSQAFTVFLPVRSVGVMGDGRKYDWVVSLRAVETIDFMTAHWAHLPYDFLGKVSNRIINEIDGISRVVYDISGKPPATIEWE; via the coding sequence ATGAGCAACATCCACGACCATCGTATCCTTATCCTGGATTTTGGTTCCCAGTACACCCAGCTGATCGCCCGCCGCATCCGTGAGATCGGCGTCTACTGCGAGCTGTGGGGCTGGGATGTGCCCGAAGAGAAGATTCGCGAATTTGCCCCCACCGGCATCGTCCTCTCCGGCGGCCCCGAGTCTGTGGCCGCAGACAACTCCCCCCGTGCCCCCGAGTATGTGTTCAGCGCCGGTGTGCCGGTGCTGGGCGTGTGCTACGGCATGCAGACCATGGCCGAGCAGCTGGGCGGCAAGGTGTCCTGCTCCGACAAGCGCGAGTTTGGCTACGCCCAGGTGAAGGTCCTGGAAGCCACCCAGCTGTTTGAGAACATCGAAGACGCTATCGACCACGACGGCAAGGCGCTGCTGGATGTGTGGATGAGCCACGGTGACAAGGTGACCGCCATCCCCGAAGGTTTCACCAAGGTGGCCGAGACCGAGACCTGCCCCTATGCGGCCATGGCCGACGAGTCCCGTCACTTCTACGGCGTGCAGTTCCACCCCGAGGTGACCCACTCCAAGCAGGGTAAGCGGATGCTGGAGCACTTCGTTCTGAACATCTGTGGTTGCGAGGCCAAGTGGACCTCCGCCGCCATCATCGATGACGCCATCGAGCGCATTAAGGAGAAGGTGGGCGGCGATAAGGTGATCCTGGGCCTGTCCGGTGGTGTGGACTCCTCCGTGGTGGCCATGCTGCTGCACCGTGCCATCGGTGACCAGCTGACCTGTGTGTTTGTCGACAACGGCCTGCTGCGCCTGGATGAAGGCGATCAGGTGATGGAGATGTTCGGCGACCACTTCGGCCTGAACATCGTCCGCGTCGACGCCGAGCAGCGCTTCCTGGACGCCCTGGAGGGTGAAGCGGATCCTGAAGCCAAGCGTAAGATCATCGGCCACACCTTCGTGGAGCTGTTCGACGAGGAAGCGGCCAAGATCCAGGACGTGAAATGGCTGGCCCAGGGCACCATCTACCCCGACGTCATCGAATCTGCCGGTGCCGCCACCGGCAAGGCCCATGTGATCAAGTCCCACCACAACGTGGGCGGCCTGCCCGAAGATATGGAGCTGGGCCTGGTGGAGCCGCTGACCGAGCTGTTCAAGGATGAGGTGCGCAAGATTGGCCTGGAACTGGGTCTGCCCTACAACATGCTCTACCGTCATCCCTTCCCCGGTCCAGGCCTGGGTGTGCGGGTGCTGGGCGAGGTGAAGAAGGAGTATTGTGACCTGCTGCGCCGCGCCGATGCCATCTTCATCGAGGAGCTGCACAAGGCGGATCTGTACAACAAGGTGTCCCAGGCGTTCACCGTGTTCCTGCCGGTCCGCTCCGTTGGGGTGATGGGCGATGGCCGCAAGTACGACTGGGTGGTGTCCCTGCGTGCGGTGGAGACCATCGACTTCATGACCGCCCACTGGGCCCACCTGCCATATGACTTCCTGGGCAAGGTGTCCAACCGCATCATCAACGAGATCGACGGCATCTCCCGGGTGGTGTACGACATCTCCGGTAAGCCGCCGGCGACCATCGAGTGGGAGTAA
- the cybH gene encoding Ni/Fe-hydrogenase, b-type cytochrome subunit, which translates to MSNKVPHSRDYIFTPVIRICHWLRALSIVLLVISGFYISWPFLVQYGGPDNLMQGWVRFGHLVAGFILVAITIIRAYLYFFSKSDIERRSFRDVISPKKWIENLMAYGYMGNMHKSGVYGPLQYMTYFALTMVIVVMCVTGLILHAHVYHEGLGGAFMPIAEALIPMFGTLAFVRELHHFLTWVFVIFMVIHVYMAVFSGIRFKHNSVDSIVSGYDYHPMKHK; encoded by the coding sequence ATGTCTAACAAGGTTCCACATTCAAGAGATTACATCTTCACGCCGGTGATCCGTATCTGCCATTGGCTGCGTGCGCTCTCCATCGTGTTGCTGGTAATCTCCGGGTTCTACATCTCCTGGCCCTTTTTGGTCCAGTACGGTGGACCCGACAACCTGATGCAAGGCTGGGTGCGCTTCGGCCACCTGGTTGCAGGTTTCATCCTTGTGGCGATCACCATCATTCGCGCCTATCTTTACTTCTTCAGCAAGAGTGATATTGAGCGGCGTTCATTTCGTGATGTGATCAGTCCCAAGAAGTGGATTGAGAACCTGATGGCCTACGGTTACATGGGCAACATGCACAAGTCCGGTGTATACGGACCCCTGCAGTACATGACCTACTTCGCACTGACCATGGTTATCGTGGTGATGTGTGTGACCGGTCTTATCCTGCACGCCCATGTGTATCACGAAGGACTGGGTGGTGCCTTTATGCCCATCGCCGAAGCCCTGATTCCGATGTTCGGAACCCTGGCCTTTGTGCGTGAGCTGCACCACTTCCTGACCTGGGTATTTGTCATCTTCATGGTTATCCATGTATACATGGCTGTATTCAGTGGCATCCGCTTCAAGCACAACTCTGTGGATTCCATTGTGTCCGGTTATGACTACCACCCAATGAAGCACAAGTAA
- the guaB gene encoding IMP dehydrogenase, whose protein sequence is MLRIKQEALTFDDVLLVPAHSTVLPNTAELGTQLTKTIKLNIPMVTAAMDTVTEGRLAIAMAQEGGIGFIHKNMSIEQQAAQVRMVKKYEAGIVADPVTVTPELTIAQLKEITEENGFAGYPVVTEGNELVGIITGRDVRFVKDLSKKVADVMTTKSRLVTVIEGTPLEQAQQVMQKHRIEKVLVVTPEFRLTGLITVKDFEKAERKPNACKDEKGSLRVGAAVGAGEGNEDRVAALVEAGVDVLLIDSSHGHSEGVLQRIRATREAFPDVQIIGGNVATAEGARALIEAGVDAVKVGIGPGSICTTRIVTGVGVPQITAVAEAASVANEYGIPVIADGGIRFSGDIAKAIAAGASLIMAGSLFAGTEEAPGEIELYQGRAFKSYRGMGSLGAMTKGSSDRYFQSDNAADKLVPEGIEGRIPYKGKLKEIIHQQLGGLRSCMGLTGCGTIEELRTKAEFVRISGAGIKESHVHDVTITKEAPNYRMG, encoded by the coding sequence ATGCTAAGAATTAAACAAGAAGCGCTTACCTTTGACGACGTACTGCTCGTCCCTGCCCACTCCACTGTTCTTCCGAACACCGCAGAGCTTGGCACCCAACTGACCAAAACCATCAAGCTGAATATTCCTATGGTGACTGCCGCCATGGACACCGTGACCGAAGGCCGTCTGGCGATCGCCATGGCTCAGGAAGGTGGCATCGGCTTTATCCACAAGAATATGAGCATTGAACAGCAGGCGGCCCAGGTTCGCATGGTGAAGAAGTACGAGGCTGGCATCGTTGCCGACCCCGTGACCGTCACCCCGGAACTGACCATCGCCCAGCTGAAAGAGATCACCGAAGAGAACGGTTTCGCCGGTTACCCTGTGGTGACCGAGGGCAACGAGCTGGTGGGCATCATCACCGGCCGTGACGTTCGTTTCGTCAAGGACCTGTCCAAGAAGGTCGCCGACGTCATGACCACCAAGTCTCGCCTGGTGACCGTGATTGAGGGCACCCCTCTGGAGCAGGCTCAGCAGGTGATGCAGAAGCACCGCATCGAGAAGGTGCTGGTGGTGACCCCTGAGTTCCGTCTCACCGGCCTGATCACCGTGAAAGACTTCGAAAAGGCGGAGCGCAAGCCTAACGCCTGTAAGGATGAGAAGGGCAGCCTGCGCGTCGGCGCCGCCGTCGGTGCCGGTGAAGGCAACGAAGATCGGGTTGCCGCCCTGGTGGAAGCCGGTGTGGACGTACTGCTGATCGACTCCTCCCACGGCCACTCCGAAGGGGTGCTGCAGCGTATCCGTGCCACCCGTGAAGCCTTCCCCGATGTGCAGATCATCGGTGGCAACGTCGCCACCGCCGAAGGTGCCCGTGCCCTGATTGAAGCCGGTGTCGACGCGGTGAAAGTGGGCATCGGCCCAGGCTCCATCTGTACCACCCGCATCGTTACCGGCGTCGGCGTGCCTCAGATCACCGCCGTGGCCGAAGCCGCGTCCGTGGCCAACGAGTATGGCATCCCCGTGATTGCCGACGGTGGCATCCGCTTCTCCGGTGACATCGCCAAGGCGATCGCCGCCGGCGCCAGCCTGATCATGGCCGGTTCCCTGTTTGCCGGCACCGAAGAGGCCCCGGGCGAAATTGAGCTGTACCAGGGTCGTGCCTTCAAGTCCTACCGTGGCATGGGCTCCCTGGGGGCCATGACCAAGGGCTCCTCCGACCGCTACTTCCAGAGCGACAACGCCGCCGACAAGCTGGTGCCCGAAGGCATCGAAGGGCGCATCCCCTATAAGGGCAAGCTCAAGGAGATCATTCACCAGCAGTTGGGCGGCCTGCGCTCCTGCATGGGTCTGACCGGTTGCGGCACCATCGAAGAGCTGCGCACCAAGGCCGAGTTCGTCCGCATCAGCGGCGCCGGCATCAAGGAGAGCCACGTTCACGACGTGACCATCACCAAGGAAGCGCCCAACTACCGTATGGGTTAA
- the hypF gene encoding carbamoyltransferase HypF gives MSLRRQHYQILGTVQGVGFRPFVYRHATDNALTGNVLNDANGVAIEVQGTTAQLAAFEDAMRNQLPPLAKVDHLSIEDHPIDLDEAEFIILESSGKQDAQVALATDKASCDDCLNDIRNPDSRYFNYPFTNCTNCGPRYTIIRDLPYDRPNTAMAGFKMCPECAKEYKDPLNRRYHAQPVSCPHCGPQLTWRKANGQPLTVTDPLAHCCSQLAKGKIIAIKGLGGYHLMCDATSDLAVDTLRRRKRRPAKPLAVMVKDRATAETLVRGDTEEWDTLCSQERPITLMRTLGSDTLAPSVAPGIDRLGLFLPYTPIHQLLLERLDRPLVATSANLSGEPVITELSQLVDKLGHVVDGILDHDRPILNACDDSVVQVVGGQTQWWRLARGVAPQTERLDNEAQLTTLAVGAQQKNRLALAFGQRAITSPHIGDLDNLATEGYFEHTLAQLQRIYDLKVERLVTDLHPGYGSSQWAQNLAQRRELPLLQVQHHHAHILAVMAEHKRTDKVLGFAFDGTGLGDDGQMWGGEVMLADTQGYTRLHYVKPFRLIGGEQAIKHPVRVALSLMFQHYSLEEVQASGWPQKFGIKDMALKNMHLMWQRGINAPYSSSMGRLFDAMACFLQLCRETDFDGQAGMLLEAAAEQCQDSEVNLLSLPASIGPIIDTAPLVHQMMTLGHSKLDTATWARAFINAVAQMMVSLMERYPDYPMVLSGGVMMNRCLLERLQATMGDHQARWLWPERTAVNDGSIAQGQLWYALNQE, from the coding sequence ATGAGTCTGAGGCGCCAGCACTACCAGATCCTTGGTACGGTACAAGGGGTCGGCTTCCGACCCTTTGTCTACCGCCACGCCACGGACAACGCCCTGACCGGAAATGTCCTCAATGACGCCAACGGCGTCGCCATCGAGGTGCAGGGCACCACGGCACAGCTGGCCGCGTTTGAAGACGCCATGCGCAACCAACTCCCGCCTCTGGCCAAGGTCGATCACCTGTCCATCGAGGATCACCCCATCGATCTGGATGAGGCGGAGTTCATAATTCTGGAAAGCAGCGGCAAGCAGGATGCCCAGGTGGCCCTGGCCACCGACAAAGCCAGTTGCGACGACTGTCTCAACGACATCCGCAACCCTGACAGCCGCTACTTCAACTACCCCTTTACCAACTGCACCAATTGCGGCCCCAGGTACACCATCATCCGCGACCTGCCCTACGACAGGCCCAATACGGCCATGGCAGGCTTCAAGATGTGCCCCGAGTGTGCCAAGGAGTACAAGGATCCCCTCAACCGGCGCTACCACGCCCAGCCAGTCAGTTGTCCCCACTGCGGACCCCAACTGACCTGGCGCAAGGCCAATGGTCAGCCGCTGACGGTCACCGATCCCCTGGCCCACTGCTGCAGCCAGTTGGCCAAAGGCAAGATCATCGCCATCAAGGGGCTGGGGGGCTATCACCTGATGTGTGACGCCACCAGTGACCTGGCGGTGGACACCCTGAGGCGGCGCAAACGCCGCCCCGCCAAACCCCTGGCGGTGATGGTCAAAGACCGTGCCACCGCCGAGACTCTGGTCAGGGGCGATACCGAGGAGTGGGACACCCTCTGCTCCCAGGAGCGTCCCATAACCCTGATGCGCACCCTGGGCAGCGACACGCTGGCCCCGTCTGTGGCACCGGGGATCGATCGCCTGGGACTGTTTCTGCCCTACACCCCCATCCATCAGCTGCTGCTGGAACGGCTGGACCGGCCGCTGGTGGCCACCAGTGCCAACCTCTCCGGCGAGCCGGTGATCACCGAGCTCAGCCAACTGGTGGACAAACTGGGTCATGTGGTGGACGGCATCCTGGATCACGACAGGCCCATACTCAACGCCTGCGACGACTCCGTGGTGCAGGTGGTCGGCGGCCAGACCCAGTGGTGGCGTCTGGCCCGTGGGGTTGCCCCTCAGACCGAGCGCCTGGACAACGAAGCCCAGCTCACCACCCTGGCGGTGGGGGCCCAGCAGAAGAACCGCCTGGCCCTGGCCTTTGGCCAGAGGGCGATCACCAGTCCCCACATCGGCGATCTGGATAACCTGGCCACCGAGGGCTACTTCGAGCACACCCTGGCCCAGCTGCAGCGGATCTACGACCTCAAGGTGGAGCGGCTGGTGACCGACCTGCACCCAGGCTATGGCTCCAGTCAGTGGGCCCAGAACCTGGCTCAGCGACGGGAACTGCCCCTGCTGCAGGTGCAACATCATCACGCCCACATCCTGGCGGTGATGGCGGAGCACAAACGCACCGACAAGGTGCTGGGATTTGCCTTCGACGGAACCGGCCTGGGCGACGACGGTCAGATGTGGGGTGGCGAAGTGATGCTGGCCGACACCCAGGGCTACACCCGGCTGCACTACGTCAAACCCTTCCGCCTGATTGGCGGGGAACAGGCGATCAAGCACCCGGTACGGGTGGCCCTCTCCCTGATGTTCCAGCACTACTCCCTAGAGGAGGTGCAGGCCAGTGGCTGGCCTCAGAAGTTCGGCATCAAGGATATGGCCCTGAAGAACATGCACCTGATGTGGCAGCGGGGGATCAACGCCCCCTACTCCAGCTCCATGGGCCGCCTGTTCGACGCCATGGCTTGCTTCCTGCAATTGTGCCGGGAGACCGACTTCGACGGTCAGGCCGGGATGCTGCTAGAAGCCGCCGCCGAGCAGTGCCAGGACAGCGAGGTCAACCTGCTGAGCCTGCCCGCCAGCATCGGCCCCATTATCGATACCGCCCCCCTGGTGCATCAGATGATGACCCTGGGGCACAGCAAGCTGGACACCGCCACCTGGGCCCGGGCCTTCATCAACGCCGTTGCCCAGATGATGGTCAGCCTGATGGAACGCTACCCGGACTACCCCATGGTGCTCAGTGGCGGCGTCATGATGAACCGTTGCCTGCTGGAGCGCCTGCAGGCCACCATGGGCGATCACCAGGCCCGCTGGCTCTGGCCCGAGCGCACCGCCGTCAATGACGGCAGCATCGCCCAGGGGCAGCTCTGGTATGCCCTAAACCAGGAGTAA
- a CDS encoding HyaD/HybD family hydrogenase maturation endopeptidase yields the protein MPEKILILGIGNVLYADEGIGVHFANYFQKAYKFEGQPQLEFMDGGTLANALIPLIAPYDHLVVVDTINSANANYGDVFFFDFDRAPAEVDWQGSAHEVEMLQTLNMMDMVGDRPKTYVLGVVPTVLESMSFELTDQVKGAVPTMEKALVGHLETLGIRATKVKDLDIQALAHQSCDT from the coding sequence ATGCCAGAAAAAATCCTCATTCTGGGGATTGGCAATGTACTGTACGCCGATGAAGGCATCGGCGTACATTTTGCCAACTACTTCCAGAAAGCTTACAAATTCGAGGGGCAACCTCAGTTGGAATTCATGGACGGCGGCACTCTGGCCAACGCACTGATTCCTCTGATTGCCCCTTATGACCATCTAGTGGTGGTCGACACCATCAACTCAGCGAACGCCAACTACGGCGACGTCTTCTTCTTCGACTTTGACCGGGCCCCCGCCGAGGTGGACTGGCAAGGCAGCGCCCACGAAGTGGAGATGCTGCAAACCCTGAACATGATGGACATGGTGGGCGACAGGCCCAAGACCTATGTCCTGGGTGTGGTGCCCACCGTCCTGGAGTCCATGAGCTTCGAGCTTACCGACCAGGTCAAAGGCGCTGTACCTACCATGGAGAAAGCCCTGGTTGGTCATCTGGAGACCCTGGGGATCCGCGCCACCAAGGTGAAGGATCTCGACATCCAGGCCCTGGCCCACCAATCCTGCGACACCTAA
- the hypE gene encoding hydrogenase expression/formation protein HypE, which produces MTATDNKRRIQLSHGGGGVEMNQLIRKLFFKYFSNEILIRDEDAARLDIQGPLAFTTDSFTVSPRQFKGGDLGKIAVAGTVNDLAMAGAIPQYLSCGFIIEEGLTFAELETLVKSMAEELEKSGARIVCGDTKVVPKGAADGIFINTSGVGQCIANPSWKKLEVGDAILVSRDVGRHGACILASREGMALEGDLASDCATLWDDVKRLLDAGIEVRAMRDATRGGLAAVLNEWAASRELGIKVEQDQVPIADEVQGLCELFGFEPMELANEGTFVLGVPADQAEQALALLKQGQESAAIIGTVVEQHVGKVVLTSPWGSQRYLELPKGELLPRIC; this is translated from the coding sequence ATGACCGCCACCGACAACAAACGCCGCATTCAACTGAGCCACGGTGGCGGTGGTGTCGAGATGAACCAGCTGATTCGTAAGCTGTTCTTCAAGTACTTCAGCAACGAGATCCTGATCCGGGACGAAGACGCCGCCCGGCTGGATATCCAGGGCCCCCTGGCGTTTACCACCGACAGCTTCACCGTCAGCCCCCGCCAGTTCAAGGGAGGCGATCTGGGTAAGATCGCCGTGGCCGGCACGGTCAATGACCTGGCCATGGCCGGCGCCATCCCCCAGTATCTGAGCTGCGGCTTCATCATCGAAGAGGGTCTTACCTTCGCCGAGCTGGAGACCCTGGTGAAATCCATGGCTGAGGAGCTGGAGAAGAGCGGAGCCCGCATCGTCTGCGGCGACACCAAGGTGGTGCCCAAGGGCGCCGCCGACGGCATCTTCATCAACACCTCGGGTGTGGGCCAGTGCATCGCCAACCCCTCCTGGAAGAAACTGGAGGTGGGCGACGCCATCCTGGTCTCCCGGGACGTCGGCCGCCACGGCGCCTGCATCCTGGCCAGTCGTGAAGGGATGGCCCTGGAGGGGGATCTCGCCTCCGACTGCGCCACCCTGTGGGACGACGTCAAGCGCCTGCTGGACGCCGGCATCGAGGTGCGCGCCATGCGCGACGCCACCCGGGGCGGTCTGGCCGCGGTACTCAACGAGTGGGCCGCCAGCCGCGAGCTGGGGATCAAGGTCGAACAGGATCAGGTGCCCATCGCCGACGAGGTGCAGGGGCTGTGTGAACTGTTTGGCTTCGAACCCATGGAGCTGGCCAACGAGGGCACCTTTGTCCTCGGCGTCCCCGCGGATCAGGCGGAACAGGCCCTGGCCCTGCTGAAACAGGGGCAGGAGAGCGCCGCCATCATTGGCACCGTGGTGGAGCAGCACGTGGGTAAGGTGGTCCTCACCTCTCCCTGGGGCAGCCAGCGTTACCTGGAGCTGCCCAAAGGGGAACTGCTGCCGCGGATCTGCTAA
- the hypD gene encoding hydrogenase formation protein HypD — protein sequence MSDLALKDLYQGFRDPETIKALLKQIADKAPGLKEPLKIMEVCGGHTHSIMKYGIHQALPDNIEFIHGPGCPVCVMPKERIDQAIALAQQPDVILTTLGDMIRVPGSKSSLAQARAQGADVRPLYDPMDAVKLAQENPDKTVIYFAIGFETTTPMTAVLVQMADQLGLTNLLLHVNHVLVPPAVHAVMADGQAKVNAFIGPSHVSVITGAKVYQPIVDAYQTPVVVSGFEPVDVLEAVLMLVEQKLADKAELEIQYTRAVTIDGNTGAQAMVDKYLAVRPEFRWRGLGNIPNSALGLSPDYPHLNAEIKFKDILPSEELDDHKACMCGDILKGLAKPTDCKVFGRGCTPQTPMGSCMVSSEGACHAHFKYGEVIL from the coding sequence ATGTCTGATCTGGCCCTGAAGGATCTCTATCAGGGATTTCGGGACCCGGAGACCATCAAGGCGCTGCTGAAGCAGATTGCCGACAAGGCCCCCGGCCTGAAGGAACCCCTGAAGATCATGGAGGTGTGCGGCGGCCACACCCACAGCATCATGAAATACGGCATCCACCAGGCACTGCCGGACAACATCGAATTTATCCACGGCCCTGGCTGCCCCGTGTGCGTCATGCCCAAAGAGCGCATCGACCAGGCGATCGCCCTGGCCCAGCAGCCTGACGTGATTCTGACTACCCTGGGTGACATGATCCGGGTGCCCGGCTCCAAATCCAGCCTGGCCCAGGCCCGTGCCCAGGGCGCCGACGTGCGCCCCCTGTACGACCCCATGGACGCGGTGAAGCTGGCCCAGGAAAACCCGGACAAGACGGTGATCTATTTCGCCATCGGCTTCGAAACCACCACCCCGATGACTGCGGTACTGGTGCAGATGGCAGACCAGCTGGGGCTGACCAACCTGCTGCTGCACGTCAACCATGTTCTGGTACCACCTGCGGTGCACGCGGTGATGGCGGACGGCCAGGCCAAGGTCAACGCCTTCATCGGCCCCTCCCACGTCAGCGTGATCACCGGCGCCAAGGTGTACCAGCCCATCGTCGACGCCTACCAGACGCCGGTTGTGGTCTCAGGCTTCGAGCCTGTGGACGTGCTGGAAGCGGTGCTGATGCTGGTGGAGCAGAAACTGGCGGACAAGGCGGAGCTGGAGATCCAGTACACCCGTGCCGTGACCATCGATGGCAACACAGGTGCCCAGGCGATGGTGGACAAGTACCTGGCGGTGCGCCCCGAGTTCCGCTGGCGCGGCCTGGGCAATATCCCCAACTCCGCCCTGGGGCTCTCCCCGGACTACCCGCACCTCAATGCCGAGATCAAGTTCAAGGATATCCTGCCCAGCGAAGAGCTGGACGACCACAAGGCCTGCATGTGCGGCGATATCCTCAAGGGTCTGGCCAAGCCCACCGACTGTAAGGTGTTCGGCCGCGGCTGCACCCCGCAAACCCCGATGGGCAGCTGCATGGTCAGCTCAGAGGGCGCCTGTCACGCCCACTTTAAGTACGGAGAAGTGATTCTATGA
- a CDS encoding alkylphosphonate utilization protein: MSIENTLMQRGDSKCELCGSNDQLSVYDVPPVEKSTEEKAVLACVKCQGELPDDAQLDANHWRCLNDAMWSQVPAVQVVAYRMLHRLTKQGETWAQDLLDMIYMEEDVKAWADAGLPEEADPDAIVHKDSNGDVLLAGDTVHLIKDLVVKGGNFTAKRGTPVRNIGLTNNPEHIEGRVNGQRIVILTQYVKKSKQGE; this comes from the coding sequence ATGAGCATTGAAAACACTCTGATGCAGCGTGGCGACTCCAAGTGCGAGTTGTGTGGTAGTAACGATCAGCTGAGCGTGTATGACGTGCCACCGGTAGAGAAGAGCACCGAAGAGAAAGCGGTGCTGGCCTGCGTCAAATGCCAGGGCGAGCTGCCCGACGACGCCCAGCTGGACGCCAACCACTGGCGCTGCCTGAACGACGCCATGTGGAGCCAGGTGCCCGCGGTACAGGTGGTGGCTTACCGCATGCTGCACCGCCTGACCAAACAGGGTGAGACCTGGGCTCAGGATCTGCTGGACATGATCTACATGGAAGAGGATGTCAAAGCCTGGGCCGACGCCGGCCTGCCTGAGGAAGCGGACCCCGACGCCATTGTCCACAAGGACAGCAACGGCGACGTGCTGCTGGCCGGTGACACCGTCCACCTGATCAAAGATCTGGTGGTCAAGGGCGGCAACTTTACCGCCAAGCGTGGCACCCCGGTACGCAACATCGGCCTGACCAACAACCCCGAGCACATCGAGGGCCGGGTCAACGGTCAGCGTATCGTGATCCTCACCCAGTATGTGAAAAAGTCCAAGCAGGGCGAATAA